In Nonomuraea sp. NBC_00507, the following are encoded in one genomic region:
- a CDS encoding MarR family winged helix-turn-helix transcriptional regulator: MLDETLSYALIKLMKAQRNQLAAALAPLGLHAGQEMLLNQLWREDGLTQGELIARLGVEPPTVTKTLQRLERAGFVYRAPDPDRPRVGRVHLTDAGKALREPVEEIWTKMDEDLLRGLPDAERDLLTRLVRAKRL; the protein is encoded by the coding sequence ATGCTGGACGAGACCCTGTCGTACGCATTGATCAAGCTCATGAAGGCGCAGCGCAACCAGCTGGCCGCGGCCCTGGCGCCGCTCGGCCTCCACGCGGGACAGGAGATGCTGCTCAACCAGCTGTGGCGCGAGGACGGGCTGACGCAGGGCGAGCTCATCGCCAGGCTGGGCGTCGAGCCGCCGACCGTGACGAAGACCCTGCAGCGGCTGGAGCGGGCCGGCTTCGTCTATCGGGCGCCCGATCCGGACCGGCCGCGAGTCGGCCGCGTGCACCTCACCGACGCGGGCAAGGCGCTGCGCGAGCCGGTCGAGGAGATCTGGACCAAGATGGACGAGGACCTCCTGCGCGGCCTGCCCGACGCCGAACGCGATCTGCTCACCCGCCTCGTCCGCGCCAAGCGCCTCTAG
- a CDS encoding sterol carrier family protein: MPARKIEPERLKSALDDQLIALDEPPYDGPASALPDALVAAVLAAYDRGLRPERDAARQAVRYLLDKLAAAAPGRTVEIRVPPYAAVQAIAGPRHTRGTPPNVVETDGRTWIELALGRLTWEEAMAKGAISASGSRADLSEHLPLR; encoded by the coding sequence GTGCCGGCACGCAAAATAGAGCCAGAACGGCTGAAATCAGCCCTCGATGACCAGTTGATCGCCCTCGACGAGCCTCCCTACGACGGGCCCGCGTCCGCCCTGCCCGACGCACTCGTCGCCGCGGTGCTGGCCGCCTACGACCGGGGGTTGCGGCCGGAGCGTGACGCGGCCAGGCAGGCGGTGCGTTACCTGCTCGACAAGCTGGCCGCCGCCGCACCCGGCAGGACCGTCGAGATCCGCGTCCCGCCGTACGCCGCCGTCCAGGCCATCGCCGGCCCCCGGCACACGCGGGGCACGCCGCCGAACGTGGTCGAGACCGACGGGCGGACCTGGATCGAGCTCGCGCTGGGCCGGCTGACGTGGGAGGAGGCCATGGCGAAAGGCGCGATCTCCGCCAGCGGATCACGCGCCGATCTGTCAGAGCACCTGCCGCTGCGCTAG